GCTCGTCGTAGGCCTTCAGGGCACCGAGGGCCGCGGCCGTCGCGATGGGGTTGCCGCCGTAGGTGCCGCCGAGGCCGCCCGCGTGGGGAGCATCCATGATCTCGGCCTTGCCGGTGACGGCCGCGAGCGGAAGACCGCCCGCGATGCCCTTGGCGAGGGTGATGAGGTCGGGCACGATGCCCTCATGCTCGCTCGCGAACATCTGACCGGTGCGGGCGAAGCCCGTCTGCACCTCGTCGGCGATGAAGACGACATTGTTCGCGTTGGCCCAGGCCTGCAGCGCGGGGAGGAAGCCCTCGGCGGGCACGACGAAGCCGCCCTCGCCCTGGATGGGCTCGATGATGATGGCCGCGAGGCGGTCGGCGCCGATCTGGCGCTCCATCATGTGGATGGCGCGGGAAGCCGCCTCGGCACCGCTGAGCCCGTCACGGTAGGGGTACGACATGGGCGCGCGGTAGACGTCGGGAGCGAAGGGGCCGAAGCCGGCCTTGTAGGGCATGGCTTTGGCGGTGAGCGCCATCGTGAGGTTGGTGCGGCCGTGGTAGCCGTGGTCGAAGGCGACGACGGCCGACTTGCCCGTGTAGTAGCGCGCGATCTTGATGGCGTTCTCGACGGCCTCGGCGCCCGAGTTGAAGAGCGCGGTGCGCTTGGCGTGGTCGCCCGGGGTCAGTCGGTTGAGCGCCTCGGCGACCTCGACGTAGCCGTCGTAGGGGGTGATCGTGAAGCACGTGTGCGTGAAGCGCTGCACCTGCTCGATGACGGCCGCGGTGACGTGCGGGTCGGCATTGCCGACGTTCGTGACGGCGATGCCCGAGCCGAGGTCGATGAGCGAGTTGCCGTCGACGTCGACGATCACACCACCGCCAGCGGCGACCGCGTAGACCGGCATCATGGTGCCGACACCGGCCGAGACGGCGGCCTGCTTGCGCGCGATGAGGGCCTCGCTCTTCGGGCCCGGGATGCTCGTCACGAGCTCGCGGCGCTGCGGCAGGCTCGGCCCGCCGAGAATCGTGGGGGCGTCGATCGTCATGCTCATGCCGCAAGAGTAGGGCCGCGCGACCGCCGGTGGCGTGTACGCGCTGTACACGATGGGCCGAAACACTCGACATCGCGTACACGCAGGAGGTAGGGTCGGCGCGTCCCCGTCCGCGACTCCCGAATGCAAGGAACCCGCGCATGCCCGTCACCCTCGACGCCGTGCTTGCTCGCCGCGAGCTGCAGCTTCGGCTGATCTGGGCCGACGATTCAGCCCGCGCCCGCGCGTGGGGGTGGGTGCATTCGAGCGACCTCGCCGACCCGACTCCCTTCCTCTCCCCCGGAGACGCTCTGCTCACCACCGGAACGCAGTGGGCGAGCGATGACGACATCGCCCCCTGGGTCGCGCGCCTCGCCGAGGCGGGGGTTCCCGCCGTCGGCTTCGGCACCGAGGTCATCCGCGATGGCACACCGGATGCCCTCGCCGAGGCCTGCGCCGCGCACGGCATCGCCCTGCTCGAAGTGCCCTACCGCACGCCGTTCATCGCCGTGGCCCGCGCGGTCGCCGACCTCGATGCGGAGGAGCGCTACGCGCGCGTGCGCTGGACGCTCGAGACGCAGCGCGCCATCGCCGTCGCCGCCCTGCGCCCGACCGGCCTCGCGGCCGTCGTCGCCGAGCTCGCCCGCCGCATCGGCGCCGAGGCCGGCATCGTCGGCGCGAACGGCGACGTGCTCGGAACGACGCCCCCCGCGGCCGTGCTCGACGAAGCGCTCGGCATGCTGCGCGCGGGCCGTCGCGCCGCACGCGCGGTCGACGACTGGAGCCTGCAGACCGTCGGCGCCGCCACCGCCCTCACCGGCGTGCTCGCGATCGGCCCCGGTTCGCCGCACGACGACGCCGAGCGCGCCGTCGTCACGAGCGTCGTCGCCCTCGCCGGCCTCGCCGGCGTCGCCGACACGGATGCGCTCGTCGCCGAGGCGGCCGAGACCGCCGGGCGCCTCGCGGCCCTGCGCTCGGCCGTGCAGGCGGCACTCGTCGCCAGCGAGCCATCCCCCGCGCTCGCGCCGGCACCCCGCGACCCCGACGATCCGGCCGCGCTCGTGCAGCCATTGCTCGAGCACGACGCCCTGACCGGCGACGACCTCATCGGCACGCTCGGCACCTGGCTGCGGTGCGACGCCGTGGCCGAGGCGGCGGCGCTGCGGCTGGGCATCCATCGGCACACCGTTCGGGCGCGCCTGCGACGCGCGGCCGAACTGCTCGAGCGCGACCTCGACGCGTTCCCGGCCCGCGCCGAGGTCTGGACGGCGCTGCAGGCCATCGGGCGGGCGTGACCGCGCGGTTCTAGACTGGCGGCACTCGCGGGAGTGGTGAAATGGCAGACACGCAGGATTTAGGTTCCTGTGCCTTCGGGCGTGAGGGTTCAAGTCCCTCCTTCCGCACGAGGTTGACGGGGTACCCTGATGCCACCTTCCCCACGATCGACGGAGCCGCCGCATGATGCCCATGGACCTCGGGTTGTTCGACGTCGAGGCATGGATCACCGGCGCCGGTCAGTGGGGCCTGCTGCTCGTGTGCGCCATCGTCTTCATCGAGACCGGGCTGCTCATCGGGTTCCTGCTGCCGGGCGACACCCTCCTGCTCATCACGGGCATCCTGACCTTCACCGGGGTCATCCCCCAGCCCATCTGGCTCGTCGTGCTGTGCATCTTCATCGCGGCCGTGCTCGGCGATCAGCTCGGGTACTACATCGGCTACAAGGCCGGGCCGCCGATCTTCGAGCGCAAGTCAGCGGGCTTCTTCAGTAAGAAGAGCGTCGCGCGCACCGAGTACTTCTTCGCCCGCTACGGCGGCTGGGCCGTCACGATCGCCCGATTCATCGGCGTCGTGCGCACGATCGCCCCCGTCGCCGCGGGCGTGGGCAAGATGCCCTACAAGAAGTTCCTCTTCTTCAATATCCTCGGCGCCTTCCTCTGGGGTGTCGGGCTGCCGCTCATCGGCTGGGGCGCCGCCCACATCCCCGGCGTCGCCGAGGTCGTCACCGAGTACATCGAGATCGTGTTCCTCGTCGTCATCGGCATGGCCGTGGCGGGCATCGCGTGGCACCTCGGTCGCGAGCAGTGGGAGAAGCGCCAGGAGGCCAAGGCCGCGGCGGCCGGCGAGCCCGTGCCCGAGGTCGAGATCTGGGTCGACGAGTCGGCGCACGACGGGCGCCATGAGGCCGAGCACCCGAAGGCCGGCTACGGCGTGGGCCCGCACGACGGCAAGCACGAGAAGCAGCCGCCGAGCTGAGGCCGTGCGGCCGCGGGCGGTCAGCCGCCGATCGCGAGCAGCACGAGCAGCGTCACGTTGAGCGCGATGAGCAGCCCGGCGCACACGATCGCGAGCGCGGTGGTGAGCATCCGGTTGACCGATTCGCCCATGAGGGCCCGGTCGGCCGTCAGCCGCACGAGCGGGATGAGCGCGAACGGGATGCCGAAGCTCAGCACGACCTGGCTGAGCACGAGGGCGAGCGTGGGGTCGACGCCGAACGCCAGCAGCGCGAGCGCCGGGATGATCGTGATGACGCGCCGCACGAGAAGCGGGATGCGCACGCGCAGCAGCCCCTTCATGATCTCCGCGCCGGCATAGGCGCCCACCGAGGTCGAGGCGAGCCCGCTCGCGAGCAGCGCGATCGCGAACAGCAGGGCGACGGCCGGACCGAGCGCGGCCCCGAGCGCCGCGTGCGCCCCCTCGAGCGTGTCGGTGCCCTCGACGCCCTGCAGGTTGGCCGCGGCGACGAGAAGCATGACGACGTTGACCGAGCCGGCGATGGCGAGCGCGATCGTCACGTCGATGCGCGTCGCCCGCAGCACGGTCGTGCGCTCGCCTCCGGCGGCGACCTGGCCGAAGCGGTCGCGCGTGAGGGCCGAGTGGGCGTAGATCGCGTGCGGCATGACCGTGGCGCCCAGGATGCTCGTCGCGAGCAGCACGCTCTCGGTGCCGTCGAACCGCGGCAGCAGACCGGCCGCGGCAGCCGCGGGGTCGGGCGGACCGATCACGAGCCCCGCGCAGAAGCCGATGACGATGATGAGGATCAGCCCGGTGATGACGCGCTCGAAGATGCGCACGCCGCCGCGCTGGCTCTGCACGACGAGCAGCAGCATCGACACGATGCCCGTGATGACGCCACCGACGACGAGCGGCAGGTCGAACAGCAGGGAGAGCGCGACCGCGCCGCCGATGACCTCGGCGACGTCGGTGGCCATGGCGACGAGCTCGGCCTGACCCCAGTAGGCGAGCCGCGCGGGGCGGCGTCGGAAGCGCTGCCCGAGCGCCTCGGGCAGGCTCAGCCCCGTGACGATGCCGAGCTTGGCCGAGAGGTATTGGATGAGCCAGGCCATGATGTTGCCCGTCACGACGACCCACACGAGCAGGTAGCCGAACAGCGCCCCGGCCGTCATGTTCGCGGCGACGTTGCCGGGGTCGAGGTAGGCGACGCCCGCAACCATCGCGGGGCCCAGCATCGGCGCGATGATGAGGCCGCCGCGGGCGGCGATCACCCGTGCGTCGCGGGTGGGGGGCACATCGGTCGGCGGAAGCGCATCCGGATTTTTCGGCACACCGAAATATTAGACCTCGGGGCGAGCCTCGAGCCACACCGACCCGGCGACCGCGGGCGAGACGACGATCTCGGTGCCCGCGCGGCGCAGGATCGCGACGCCCGCGCCGCCCTCGGGCGACTCGCCCACCCAGACGGGCTCATCGAGCTCGATGCCGAGCTGGTCGAGCACGCGTAGCACGTCGGGGTCGCGGTCGCTGATGCGCACGACGCGCCCCGCGAAGCCGAACGGAGCCTGGTCGAGGCGCACGGCATCCGGTCGACGCAGCGAGCCGTCGGCCGCCGGGATGATGTCGCCGTGCGGGTCGCGTTGCGGCCGCCCGAGCTGGGCGTCGATCGCGTCGAGCAGGCGATCGCTGAGCGCGTGCTCGAGCACCTCGGCCTCGTCGTGCACCTCATCCCAGCCGTACCCGTGCACGCGCACGAGCCAGGTCTCGATCAGCCGGTGCCGGCGCAGCATCGCGAGGGCGCGCTGCTCGCCCGCCGGCGTCAGAGTGATGGGGCCGTAGGGCCGGTGGTCGACAAGCCCGGCGGCGTGCAGCTTCTTGACCATCTCGGTGACGCTCGAGGGGGCGAGTCCCAGCCGGGTCGCGAGCTGGTTCGGCGTGATGGGGTCGGGTTGCCACTCGGTGTGCGAGTAGATCGTCTTGAGGTAGTCGTCGGCGGCGTCAACCGTGGTGCGGGGCACCGTGCGGGCGATGGGCGACGAGGACATGACTTCAGCCTACGAGTGACGGCCTACGCCGCGCCGTAGCGCGCGGCCAGCACCCGGGCGAGCGCCGCGAAGGCGCGCCCGCGGTGGCTGATCGCGTTCTTCTCGTCGGCGCTGATCTCGGCGCTCGTCACGCTGAGCCCCTCGGGGATGAAGATGGGGTCGTAGCCGAAGCCGCCGACTCCCGCGGGTTCGAGGGCGATCGTGCCGGGCCACACCCCGAGCTCGACGTGCTCGAAGGCAACGCCGTCGCGCGGGTCGACGAGGGCCGCCGCGCACGTGAACTGCGCGGCACGGTTCGACTCGTCGCCGAGGTTCGTGAGCACGAGCCGCAGGTTGGCCGTGTCATCGCGCTCACCCGAGTAGTGGGCGCTGTCGACCCCGGGGGCGCCGGCGAGGGCATCCACGCTCACGCCCGAATCGTCGGCGATGGCCGGCAGGCCCGTGTGGGCGGCCGCCGCGCGGGCCTTGATGAGCGCGTTGCCCGCGAAGCTGTCGGCATCTTCGACCGGGGCCGGGCCGTCGTAAGGCAGCAACTCGAGGCTCGGCAGGGCCGCCCCCAGGACGCGCTGCAGCTCGGCGACCTTGTGCGCGTTGTGCGTCGCGACGACGACGCGCACGACTACGCCCCGAGCGCGGCGCGCTGCTCGGCCGCGAGGTCGATGCAACCGCCGAGGGCGAGGTCGAGCAGGGCGTCGAGCTCGGCGCGATCGAAGGGCGCGCCCTCGGCCGTGCCCTGCACCTCGACGAAGTGGCCCGACCCGGTGACGACGACGTTCATGTCGGTCTCGGCCCGCACGTCTTCCACGTAGGCGAGGTCGAGCAGCGGGGTGCCGTCGATGATGCCGACGCTCACGGCGCTCACCGAATCCTTGAGGGCGACGGCCTTCTTGGCGATGAAGCCGCGCTCGCGGCCCCACTCGATCGCGTCGGCGAGGGCGACGTAGGCCCCCGTGATCGCGGCCGTGCGCGTGCCGCCGTCGGCCTGCAGCACGTCGCAGTCGATGACGATCGTATTCTCGCCGAGCGCCTTCATGTCGACGACAGCGCGCAGGCTGCGACCGATGAGGCGCGAGATCTCGTGGGTGCGGCCGCCGACCTTGCCCTTGACGGCCTCGCGGTCCATACGGTCGTTCGTCGAGCGGGGCAGCATGCCGTACTCGGCCGTGACCCAGCCCTTGCCCTTGCCGGTCAGCCAGCGCGGCACGCCGTTCGTGAAGCTCGCCGTGCACAGCACCTTGGTGTTGCCGAAGCTGATGAGGGCGCTGCCTTCGGCCTGAGCGCTCCAGCCGCGCTCGATCGTGATGGGGCGCAGCTGGGATGCTGTGCGGCCGTCGGCGCGCAGGCCGGCGGATTCGGCGATCGTGGTCATGACGAGCCCTTCAGTGTTTGAGCCGGGATCGTCCCGGTGGGAAACGCCTCGACATGCCCGATCTCGGGGCCGAGGAAGCGGTGGGCGAGCGACCGGAAGCGCTCGGTGTCGGGGCCCGTGGCCTCGAATATGTGGTGCGGGGCATCCGTCGCCGTGGTCTCGAGGCCGTGGGCCACGAGCTGGCGGTAGACGTCGTACGCGGTCTCTTCGGCGCTCGAGACGAGCGAGACCTCGGGGCCCATGACGTACTGGATCGCGCCCGCGAGCAGCGGGTAGTGCGTGCAGCCCAGCACGAGCGTGTCGATGTCGGCGGTCTTGAGGGGGGCGAGGTACTCCTCGGCGACGGCGAAGAGCTCAGGGCCGCTCGTGATGCCGGCCTCGACGAACTCGACGAAGCGCGGTGCCGCGACGCTCGTAAGCGTGATCTCGGGGTCGGCGACGAACGCGTCGGCGTAGGCGCCCGAACGGATCGTGCCGGTAGTGCCGATCACGCCGATGCGCTTCGTGCGCGTGCGGCGCACGGCCTGGCGCACGGCGGGCTGGATCACTTCGACCACGGGGATGCCGTGGCCCTGCTCGAACCGCTCGCGGGCATCCCGAAACATGGCGGCACTCGCGGTGTTGCACGCGATGACGAGCGCTTTGACGCCCTGGTCGACGAGCTCGTCCATGATGCGCAGCGCGTGCTCGCGCACCTCGGCGATCGGCAGCGGGCCGTACGGACCATTGGCGGTGTCGCCGACGTAGATGAGGCGCTCGCGCGGCAACTGGTCGATGATCGCGCGGGCCACGGTGAGGCCGCCGACTCCTGAGTCGAAGACTCCGATCGGCGCGCTGCTCACGCCCGCCAGTCTAGAGCGCGCCCCGCTCGCGGCTGTGTTCTCAGAGCGCGCCCCGGGCGCGCTCCTGCTCCACGACCTGCTCGCGGTCGGCGAGGCGCCGCAACCCCGCGAGCGGTTGCGCCATGCGGTGATTGCCGCGGATGCTCGGCTCGACCCGATCGAGAAACGCCCAGTACCCCGCGGTGAACGGGCAGGCGTCCGGGCCGACACGCACCTTGGGGTTGAAGCGGCACGACCCGCAGAAGTCGGACATGCGCTGAATGTAGGCACCGCCCGCCGCATAGGGCTTCGTCGCCACGACTCCCCCGTCGGCCCACTGGCTCATGCCGACGACGTTGGCCGGCATGACCCACGGCGTGCCGTCGACGAACGCGCCCTGGAACCAGGACGTGAGCTCGGCCGGGTCGTACCCGCGCTGCAGGGCGGCGTTGCCGAGCACCATGAGGCGCAGAATGTGGTGCGCGTAGCCCGTGCCCCCGACCGTGTCGAGGGTGTGCGAGAGGCAGCGGGCTTCCGTCGTCGATCCGTCGAGCCGCCACCAGTGGGCGGGCAGCGGCTGGTGCGCGGCGAGCGCGTTCGACCGCCGCGTGTAGTCGGGCCCGAGGTGCCAGTAGAGGTGCCACACCCAGTCGCGCCAGCCGATGAGCTGCCGCACGAGACCTTCGACGCTGTTCAGCGGCGCTCGCCCGGCCGCGTACTCGGCGACGACGCGCTCGACGACCTCGAGCGGATGCAGCAGGCCGAGGTTCATTGGCACGCTCAGGCGCGCGTGCGCCATGGTGTCGTCGCCGAGCATCATGGCGTCTTCGTAGGGCCCGAAGTCGCCCAGGCGGGTCTCGACGAAGTCGTCGAGGGCGGCGAGCGCCTCGGCGCGCGTCGCCGCGAACCGGCGCGGGCCGTCGCGGCCGAGGAAGCGCACGCCCTCGGCCTCGAGGCCGTCGAGCTCGGCACGCACCTCGGCATCGATGTCGTCCTCGACCGGCTGCCAGGGCGCGGGCAGGCCCAGGGTCGCGGCTCCCCTCGGCGGCGGCTGGCGGTTGTCGGCGTCGAAGCTGAACTGGCCGCCCTGCGGTTCCTGGCCCGATGGCCCGGCGGGCGTCATGAGGATTCCCGTGCGCTCGCGCACCTCGCGGTAGAAGCGGTCCATGACGAGCTGGGTGGGCTTCCGGCCGGCGGCCCAGGCGGCGAAGTCCGCCTCGCTCGTCACGAAGCCCCGCGACGGCAGGATGCTCGCCCCGAGCTCGCGCACCAGGCGCCGCGCGGCCCACGACGGCGGGTCGATCGCCTCGAGGCGCTCGCCCGTGAGCCCCGCATCCCGCAGCGCAGCGCGATAGCTGCTCGCCTGCAGGAACGTGCCCCGCTCGCCCAGCTCGCGCGCGCGGTGCCGCAGCGCCGTGATGTAGAGGTGCGCCTTCTGCCGGTGGCTCGGGCGCCGCCGGAACACGTCGGTGTTCTCGACCAGCACGATCGGACCTCCGTTGTCGAACGCGGGACCGAGCTGCTCGGCGGTGAGCCAACGGGTGAGGGCGGTCATGCGGGCAGGCTAGCCCGAGCGAGCCGGGAGCAGGCCGAAGGTGAGGCGGGCGCGTGCGCCCTCACGCAGACGCGTCAGCGGCCGTCGCGCTTCGCCTGGCGCTTCGCCCCCTGCGAGCGGCTCGAGGCGTCGCGCTTGGCGCCGCCCGTCGTGCCCTGGTGGCTGCGCGCACGACCGGCGCTGCCCACACCGCCATCGTGCGAGGTCACCGACTCGGGGCCGGTTCCGCGACCGGCCTGCGCGCGGGCGAGACGCTCACGCTTGAGCTCTTCGGCCGTCTCGTGCGCGACGGTCGCGAGACGCTCGCTCACGATCGCGAGGGCCTCTTCGAAGGCTTCTGCCCGCAAGCGGCTCTTCGCCGTCTTGTACTCGGCCTTGCCGCGCGAGCCGGTCTTCGTGACCTTGCGCGCCGCGCCGCGGCGGTGATTCGAGACGTGCTTGTTGCGCGCCCGGCGCACGCGCCGGTGCAGCGCGAGCAGCTCGTCCTCGTCGAGCTCGTGCAGCCGCTTCGGTTCGAGCTCACGCATCAGGTCGAGCTCATCGCCTTTGAGAACCCAGAGGTAGTCGTCCATGAACGGAGCATTCCACGGTTTCGACCACGGCGCGAGGGTCATTCTGCGCGGAGGCGCGCCTAGGCTGGGCGCGTGACGACCGCGCTGCGCACCGACCGCTACGAGCTCACGATGGTCGAGGCCGCCCTGCGCTCGGGGCGCGCGGGCCGCGACTGCGTCTTCGAGGTGTTCGGGCGGCGACTGCCGGGCGAGCGTCGCTACGGCGTGCTCGCGGGCACGGGGCGTGTGCTCGACGCGATCACGGCGTTCCGCTTCGGGCGGGCCGAGCTCGACTGGCTCGCCGACGAGCGCGTGGTCGATGACGCGACCCTCGCCTTCCTCGCCGACTACCGCTTCACCGGCCAGGTCGAGGGCTACCGCGAGGGCGAGGTGTACGTGCCGGGCTCGCCGCTGCTGACGGTGCGCGGCACCTTCGCCGAGGCCGTGCTGCTCGAGACGATCGTGCTGAGCGTGCTGAACTACGACTCGGCCGTGGCGACGGCGGCCGCACGCATGGTCGCGGCCGCGGACGGGCATCCGATCGCCGAAATGGGCTCGCGCCGGGCGAACGAGTCGGCGGCCGTCGCCGCGGCGCGCGCGGCCTACATCGCGGGGTTCAGCGCGACCTCGAACCTCGAGGCGGGGCGCACCTGGGGCATTCCGACGATGGGCACGGCGGCGCACGCCTTCACGCTGCTGCACGACTCGGAGGAGGAGGCCTCTCGCGCGCAGGTGGCCGCGCTCGGCCCGGGCACGACGCTGCTCGTCGACACCTACGACGTGCGGCAGGGCGTCGAGACCGCCGTGCGCGTCGCGGGCACGGGCCTCGGCGGGGTGCGCCTCGACTCGGGCGACCTGCCCGCGCTCGTGCGCGAGGTGCGCGCGCAGCTCGACGGGCTGGGGGCGACCGGCACGCGCATCACCGTCACAAGCGACCTCGACGAGCACACGATCGCGGCACTGCGCGGCGCGCCCGTCGACGCCTTCGGCGTGGGCACCTCGGTCGTCACCGGATCGGGATCGCCCGCCGCGGGCTTCGTCTACAAGCTCGTGGCCCGCCGCGACGGCGATGACGGCGAATGGATGCCCGTGGCCAAGGCGTCGACCGGCAAGGCCTCGATCGGCGGGGCCAAGCGGGCCGAGCGGCTGCTGCGCGGCGGCGTGGCGGTCGCCGAGCGCATCGTCGTCGACGACGACCGCGACGGGCTGCCCGAAGCGCCCACCCCGGCCGATCTCACGGCGCGCGCGTTGACCGTCGCGCTCATGACCGACGGCGAGCCCGATGCGCGCTGGCTCGGGCCCGCTGGGGTGGCGGCGGCGCGCGAGCACCGCGCGGCCGCGGTCGCCGAGCTGCCCGCCGCCGCGCTGCGACTCAGCCGAGGCGAGCCCGCGCTGCCGACGATCTCGGTCTGAGATCGCTCAGCTCGCGCGCTCGTCGGGGGCCTGCACGCGCTGCCCGACGACGGCGCTCACGCCGTCTTGCCGCATGCTGACGCCGTAGAGCGCATCCGCGATCTCCATCGTGCGCTTCTGGTGCGTGATGATGATGAGCTGCGAGCTCTGGCGCAGGTCGCGGAAGATCGTGAGCAGGCGGCCGAGGTTGGCGTCGTCAAGCGCCGCCTCAACCTCATCCATGATGTAGAACGGGCTCGGGCGGGCCTTGAAGATCGCGATGAGCAGGGCGACGGCCGCGAGCGAGCGCTCACCACCGCTCAGCAGGCTCAAGCGCTCGATCTTCTTGCCGGCGGGCTTGACCGTGACCTCGATGCCCGTCGTGAGCATGTTCTCGGGGTCGGTGAGCGTGAGGCTGCCCGTGCCGCCCGGGAAGAGGATCGGGAAGACCACGTCGAAGGCGGCCTGGGTGTCGGCGAAGGCCGCGGCGAAGATCGTCTGCATGGTCGCGTCGACCTCATCGATGATCGTCAGCAGGTCGCGCCGCGTGTTCGCGAGGTCGGTGAGCTGCTCGGTGAGGAACTTGTGGCGCTGCTCGAGCGCCGCGAACTCCTCGAGCGCGAGCGGGTTGACGCGGCCCAGTTGGCTGAGCTTGCGCTCGGCGCGCGCGAGGCGGGCCTGCTGCTCGCTGCGGTCGAAGGGCTTGCCCGCGGGCTCTGTTCGCGGATCAGGAAGGTCGCTGTCGTCGACCCCCTCGGCCCTGCCGACACGCCGAGCTGAGGCGTCTGCACCCGCACCTTCCTGAACCGCGAACGGATGCGCGGCGGCCTGCGCCACGATCTCCGCGACCCGCGCGGCCTCTTCGTCGGAAGTCGGGTCGAACGCGGGCGCATCGGGGTCGGGGTCGACGCGCGCGGCAGCCTCGGCCGCGATCGCATCCGCGACAGCCTTGGCGGCCTCGGTGAGCGCGTCGTCGTCGGGCACGGGCACCTCGGGGCCGTACTCGGCCACGAGCACCTCTTCGACGAGCCCCAGTTCGTCGCCCGCGCGCTCGAGCAGCTGCGAAAGGTGCAGCTTCTTCTCGTAGATCTGCAGTTCGAGGCCGTGCACGCCCTCGGTGATCGCCGCCAGTCGTTCGCGTAGCGAGCTCTCCGTGCGGCGCAGCTCGAGCAGCTCGTCGTTCTGCGCGGCGCGCTCGCTCTCGCGCTGGGCGAGCGCGACCCGGGCCTCGGCGACCGATCGGTCGATCGAAGCCTGCACGGCGGGCAGGGCGGCGGCCACCGCGGTCGCCCGCTGCACCTGGCGCTGGCGCAGCACCGCACGGCGCGCGGCCTCGTCAGCCGCGGCCTTCTCGGCAACACGGCGCTTGTCGAGCAGCTCGGCCGCCTCGACCGCCGCGCGCACGCGCTCGCGCGCGGTCTCGAGCTCAATGCGCCGTTCGAGCTCGGCGGCGCGCGCCGCCTCGAGGTCGGCGAGTAAGGCGTCGCGCGCCGTCGCGTCGAGCATGGGGCGGGGGCGCGCGGCGAACTCCTCGTGCTCGGCCTGCGCGCGCTCGACCCCCGACTCGGCCTCGCGCACCGACTCCTGGGCAGAATCCACGCCCGAGGCGAGCCGCGCTGCTTCGGCCTCGGCGGCCT
The sequence above is a segment of the Microcella humidisoli genome. Coding sequences within it:
- a CDS encoding nicotinate phosphoribosyltransferase, with product MVEAALRSGRAGRDCVFEVFGRRLPGERRYGVLAGTGRVLDAITAFRFGRAELDWLADERVVDDATLAFLADYRFTGQVEGYREGEVYVPGSPLLTVRGTFAEAVLLETIVLSVLNYDSAVATAAARMVAAADGHPIAEMGSRRANESAAVAAARAAYIAGFSATSNLEAGRTWGIPTMGTAAHAFTLLHDSEEEASRAQVAALGPGTTLLVDTYDVRQGVETAVRVAGTGLGGVRLDSGDLPALVREVRAQLDGLGATGTRITVTSDLDEHTIAALRGAPVDAFGVGTSVVTGSGSPAAGFVYKLVARRDGDDGEWMPVAKASTGKASIGGAKRAERLLRGGVAVAERIVVDDDRDGLPEAPTPADLTARALTVALMTDGEPDARWLGPAGVAAAREHRAAAVAELPAAALRLSRGEPALPTISV
- a CDS encoding cryptochrome/photolyase family protein produces the protein MTALTRWLTAEQLGPAFDNGGPIVLVENTDVFRRRPSHRQKAHLYITALRHRARELGERGTFLQASSYRAALRDAGLTGERLEAIDPPSWAARRLVRELGASILPSRGFVTSEADFAAWAAGRKPTQLVMDRFYREVRERTGILMTPAGPSGQEPQGGQFSFDADNRQPPPRGAATLGLPAPWQPVEDDIDAEVRAELDGLEAEGVRFLGRDGPRRFAATRAEALAALDDFVETRLGDFGPYEDAMMLGDDTMAHARLSVPMNLGLLHPLEVVERVVAEYAAGRAPLNSVEGLVRQLIGWRDWVWHLYWHLGPDYTRRSNALAAHQPLPAHWWRLDGSTTEARCLSHTLDTVGGTGYAHHILRLMVLGNAALQRGYDPAELTSWFQGAFVDGTPWVMPANVVGMSQWADGGVVATKPYAAGGAYIQRMSDFCGSCRFNPKVRVGPDACPFTAGYWAFLDRVEPSIRGNHRMAQPLAGLRRLADREQVVEQERARGAL